The proteins below come from a single Nocardiopsis gilva YIM 90087 genomic window:
- the murJ gene encoding murein biosynthesis integral membrane protein MurJ, whose protein sequence is MSRTVSNPHHQPPERPYGRLLTPEEVLEEVERAEPDTGPETGLATSHDPRDFGDAGTADRPGEDGDEIGGAAHAAPPNLMRSSAIMALGTVVSRATGFIRTIVLAAALGTQLLGDAYQTANMVPFAVYDLLIGGLLASVFVPFLVKHKKLDSDGGQATEQRLLTVVLAVLAVLTVVALIAAEWLIRLYAGEFTTAQHEVAVQLARFLLAQIFFIGASGIVSAMLNSRNHFGAPMWAPVLNNLVIIAVGVLFLAIAGPGSTPETITSGQLALLGLGTTGGQVLQGLVLVAALWRAGFRWRPRLDLRGSGLGEAVRTASWMMLYIAVAQFGLLVTTNVATRAGVRAAEVGGSAAGAGITAYKFAFMLFQMPYAVIAVSVITALLPRMSEHVAEGRKDRVRADFSRGFRLSSVLIVPISVAMIVFAIPFCVLIYARGSTSVADAQSIGVILMVFSAMLIPFTLFQLLQRVFYALGDTRTPSLIAIPAEIVHAAVAIALLVLAPPRTIVVLLPVAYGLYYIVGSALAWWRLRERMNGLDGRRTLRTLVLLHVAAIPSAVIGVVLVVLTGGLPGTALPAITAVATGGLVGGVVYVLVARRLGVTEVTTFLDMVRSRLLRR, encoded by the coding sequence ATGTCGAGAACGGTGTCGAACCCTCACCACCAGCCGCCGGAACGCCCGTACGGCCGTCTCCTGACGCCGGAGGAGGTTCTCGAGGAGGTCGAGCGGGCCGAACCGGACACCGGTCCGGAGACCGGCCTGGCCACCAGCCACGACCCCCGCGACTTCGGCGACGCGGGCACCGCCGACCGCCCGGGTGAGGACGGCGACGAGATCGGCGGTGCCGCGCACGCCGCGCCGCCGAACCTGATGCGGTCCAGCGCCATCATGGCGCTGGGCACCGTGGTCTCCCGGGCCACCGGCTTCATCCGGACGATCGTGCTCGCGGCGGCGTTGGGCACCCAGCTGCTCGGCGACGCCTACCAGACCGCGAACATGGTGCCGTTCGCCGTCTACGACCTCCTCATCGGCGGCCTGCTGGCCAGCGTCTTCGTCCCGTTTCTCGTGAAACATAAGAAGCTGGACTCCGACGGCGGGCAGGCGACCGAGCAGCGGCTGCTGACCGTGGTGCTCGCGGTGCTGGCCGTGCTCACGGTGGTGGCGCTCATCGCCGCGGAGTGGCTCATCCGGCTGTACGCCGGAGAGTTCACCACCGCGCAGCACGAGGTCGCCGTCCAGCTCGCGCGCTTCCTGCTCGCCCAGATCTTCTTCATCGGCGCGAGCGGGATCGTCAGCGCCATGCTCAACAGCCGCAACCACTTCGGGGCGCCGATGTGGGCGCCGGTGCTGAACAACCTGGTGATCATCGCCGTCGGGGTGCTTTTCCTGGCGATCGCCGGGCCGGGCAGCACACCGGAGACCATCACCTCGGGCCAGCTGGCCCTGCTGGGCCTGGGCACCACGGGCGGCCAGGTGCTGCAGGGCCTCGTCCTGGTGGCGGCGCTGTGGCGCGCGGGCTTCCGCTGGCGTCCCCGTCTCGACCTGCGCGGCTCCGGACTGGGCGAGGCCGTACGCACGGCCTCGTGGATGATGCTCTACATCGCCGTCGCGCAGTTCGGGTTGCTGGTGACGACCAACGTCGCCACCCGCGCCGGGGTGCGGGCGGCGGAGGTCGGCGGGTCGGCGGCCGGTGCCGGCATCACCGCCTACAAGTTCGCGTTCATGCTCTTCCAGATGCCCTACGCGGTCATCGCGGTCTCGGTGATCACGGCGCTGCTGCCGCGGATGAGCGAACACGTCGCCGAGGGCCGCAAGGACCGGGTGCGCGCGGACTTCTCCCGGGGCTTCCGGCTCTCCTCGGTGCTGATCGTGCCGATCTCGGTGGCCATGATCGTGTTCGCCATCCCCTTCTGCGTGCTCATCTACGCGCGCGGCAGCACATCGGTGGCCGACGCGCAGAGCATCGGCGTGATCCTGATGGTGTTCTCCGCGATGCTCATCCCGTTCACGCTGTTCCAGCTGCTGCAGCGGGTGTTCTACGCGCTGGGCGACACCCGCACGCCCTCCCTCATCGCGATCCCCGCCGAGATCGTGCACGCCGCGGTCGCGATCGCGCTGCTCGTCCTGGCGCCGCCGCGCACCATCGTGGTGCTGCTGCCGGTGGCGTACGGGCTCTACTACATCGTGGGCTCGGCGCTGGCGTGGTGGCGGCTGCGCGAGCGGATGAACGGGCTCGACGGTCGACGGACCCTGCGCACCCTGGTACTGCTACATGTGGCCGCCATCCCCAGCGCGGTCATCGGGGTGGTGCTGGTCGTCCTCACCGGCGGGCTGCCGGGGACCGCGCTCCCGGCGATCACGGCCGTGGCCACGGGAGGGCTGGTCGGAGGGGTTGTCTACGTCCTGGTGGCCCGTCGGCTTGGGGTGACGGAAGTCACCACATTCTTGGACATGGTGCGGAGCCGCCTACTGCGTCGCTGA
- a CDS encoding MFS transporter has product MSFFGDLRVVVRGPRFRRLFATRLISQFADGVYQAGLAGYVFFNPEQHTTASEVAVAFAVLLLPFSIVGPFAGVFIDRWSRRQVLLLSSLVKAVLAALTAFLVSIGSDGALFFAAALVLLSINRFFLSGLSAGLPYVIPRDQLMMANAVTPTCGTFAAFVGAGAGAGLRLLGGEGLAGTAVILLGAGIAFALAGLTSLALGRQELGPDLNAEPPEVRDALRNVVVGLADGARHIWVREPARYALLTIGGHRFLFGIASLMTLLLYNNTFTDGGGDRLAGFSVALAVSGIGFFLGAIITPWATARMTIDAWIALLLASACAALLLFALPFSAVLFPAAGFFLGVVSQGVKVSVDTLVQRHVDDAYRGRVFSVYDMLFNATFAVAAGVAAFTVPPSGVSRAVVLAMVLAFAAMATGWTVRARTRAPREPAVHV; this is encoded by the coding sequence GTGTCCTTCTTCGGTGATCTGCGCGTCGTGGTCCGAGGGCCGCGTTTTCGGAGGCTCTTCGCCACTCGGCTGATCTCGCAGTTCGCCGACGGCGTCTACCAGGCCGGGCTGGCCGGGTACGTCTTCTTCAACCCCGAGCAGCACACAACGGCCAGCGAAGTAGCGGTGGCATTCGCCGTGCTGCTCCTCCCCTTCTCCATCGTCGGACCGTTCGCGGGTGTCTTTATCGACAGGTGGTCACGTCGACAGGTGCTGCTGCTCTCGTCCCTGGTCAAGGCGGTGCTGGCCGCGCTCACGGCCTTCCTCGTGAGCATCGGGTCGGACGGCGCGCTGTTCTTCGCGGCGGCGCTGGTCCTGCTCAGCATCAACCGGTTCTTCCTCTCCGGCCTGTCGGCGGGCCTGCCCTACGTCATCCCGCGCGACCAGCTGATGATGGCCAACGCCGTAACCCCGACCTGCGGAACGTTCGCCGCCTTCGTCGGAGCGGGCGCTGGAGCCGGGCTGCGGCTGCTCGGCGGCGAGGGTCTGGCGGGCACGGCGGTCATCCTGCTCGGCGCGGGCATCGCGTTCGCGCTGGCCGGACTCACGTCCCTCGCCCTCGGACGCCAGGAACTCGGCCCCGATCTCAACGCCGAGCCTCCGGAGGTGCGCGATGCCCTGCGCAACGTGGTCGTCGGCCTGGCCGACGGCGCACGGCACATCTGGGTTCGCGAGCCCGCCCGCTACGCCCTGCTGACAATCGGGGGCCACCGGTTCCTGTTCGGCATCGCCTCACTCATGACGCTGCTGCTGTACAACAACACCTTCACCGATGGCGGGGGTGACAGACTCGCCGGATTCTCCGTCGCCCTGGCAGTGTCGGGTATCGGCTTCTTCCTCGGGGCGATCATCACGCCCTGGGCCACCGCGCGTATGACGATCGACGCCTGGATCGCGCTCCTCCTCGCCTCCGCCTGCGCTGCGCTGCTGCTTTTCGCGCTCCCCTTCTCCGCCGTCCTGTTTCCGGCGGCCGGATTCTTCCTCGGCGTGGTGTCCCAAGGGGTAAAGGTCTCTGTCGACACATTGGTGCAGCGACATGTCGACGACGCCTACCGGGGGCGCGTCTTCTCCGTCTACGACATGCTCTTCAACGCCACGTTCGCGGTGGCGGCGGGCGTCGCTGCCTTCACGGTTCCGCCCTCGGGGGTCAGTCGGGCGGTCGTACTCGCGATGGTGCTGGCCTTCGCGGCAATGGCCACGGGATGGACGGTCCGCGCCCGAACCCGGGCGCCCCGGGAACCGGCGGTCCATGTCTGA
- a CDS encoding DUF6049 family protein produces MATTAVLVPALAAVAPAQPAAATPATVPRDDSAKGGQALTVEGISPQTVGKKSTVKVTGRVTNTTDDELADVTVRLRYSRYPFSDRSQLSSYASGDGAQPQVGGPKTELDKPLKPGESATYSLKVKAEDMRLRDFGVYPLAVDMTDGSGHAEDTRYTYLPYEGESSPDPVDIAWVWPLMDDPQRADDDTFLSDGLSTSLGPNGRLGRLLVAGAQDDDITLEPTTDASAPPADTPGATPDAEATATDTTEEKAEDGDGGEKGDQGDKDADRVPVTWSVDPALLDDIARLGNGTYQVLQQTGKPTATTGDAAPTTLSRDPSPTAQQWLRQARTGLDGAPIITTPYANADIAALLRQDLRADAEAAVSLGGETVENVLGTEADTSVAWPAGGLMNSETRDFLSERGATTFLLSDTALPARSSHGGTPPAQATLAAGDSGADATALVVDSGLRDALAQPSRGAGDAALASQRFAAETAMIAAEGGDDRTVVAAPPRDWNPGADFAANVLRASEKLPWLDPVALGDIEVNAKDEAQRGRLTYPEKGAQSELTGTYLEEVDEVRKDIRLFNTILTDDTDPFRPAILRLESASWRDDKTTAAQARALVARAVTLSREDVHIIPGETVTLASKTGKIGVLVANDLEKETVTVNLSIYSENNERLSVGKYKKEMTLRPGRKTTVYVPLSARINGRTVLNLSLQNADGEPISEEVPLPVNATGLGTQALLISAIGALILVIALAPRALRKWARKRAERVGGSESAESAGAAGDGTGGGPGGDGDNAPGAMQHNGRGSSTEGERPDGSAGSGTATTGDPASDTS; encoded by the coding sequence GTGGCCACGACCGCCGTTCTGGTTCCGGCTCTGGCCGCGGTCGCTCCTGCTCAACCGGCCGCCGCCACACCAGCAACCGTCCCACGGGACGACTCCGCCAAGGGCGGCCAAGCGCTCACCGTCGAGGGCATCTCCCCCCAGACCGTCGGTAAGAAGAGCACCGTCAAGGTCACCGGCCGGGTCACCAACACCACCGACGACGAACTGGCCGACGTCACGGTCCGGCTCCGGTACTCCCGCTACCCGTTCAGCGACCGCTCCCAACTCAGCTCCTACGCTTCCGGCGACGGTGCGCAGCCGCAGGTCGGTGGCCCCAAGACCGAGCTCGACAAGCCGCTGAAGCCCGGAGAGTCCGCCACCTACTCGCTGAAGGTCAAGGCCGAGGACATGCGCCTGCGCGACTTCGGCGTCTACCCCCTGGCCGTCGACATGACGGACGGGTCCGGCCACGCGGAGGACACCCGCTACACCTATCTCCCCTACGAGGGCGAGTCCTCGCCCGACCCGGTCGACATCGCCTGGGTCTGGCCGCTGATGGACGACCCGCAGCGCGCCGACGACGACACCTTCCTCAGCGACGGCCTGTCCACGAGCCTGGGGCCCAACGGGCGGCTCGGGCGGCTCCTGGTCGCCGGGGCGCAGGACGACGACATCACCCTGGAGCCGACGACCGACGCGTCGGCCCCGCCGGCCGACACCCCCGGCGCGACTCCGGACGCCGAGGCAACGGCCACGGACACGACCGAGGAGAAGGCCGAAGACGGCGACGGCGGTGAGAAGGGCGACCAGGGAGACAAGGACGCCGACCGGGTCCCGGTCACCTGGTCCGTCGACCCCGCACTGCTGGACGACATCGCGCGCCTGGGCAACGGCACCTACCAGGTGTTGCAGCAGACCGGGAAGCCGACGGCCACCACGGGGGACGCCGCCCCCACCACTCTCTCCCGGGACCCCAGCCCCACCGCCCAGCAGTGGCTGCGCCAAGCGCGGACGGGGCTCGACGGCGCTCCCATCATCACCACTCCCTATGCCAACGCCGACATCGCCGCGCTCCTCCGCCAGGACCTGCGCGCCGACGCGGAGGCGGCGGTCTCGCTCGGCGGGGAGACCGTCGAGAATGTTCTCGGCACCGAAGCCGACACCTCCGTGGCGTGGCCCGCCGGCGGGCTCATGAACTCCGAGACCCGCGACTTCCTCAGTGAGCGCGGCGCCACGACCTTCCTCCTGAGCGACACCGCCCTGCCCGCCCGCTCCTCCCACGGCGGGACCCCGCCCGCCCAGGCCACGCTTGCGGCCGGGGACTCCGGGGCCGACGCCACCGCCCTCGTCGTCGACAGCGGGCTGCGCGACGCCCTCGCCCAGCCCAGCCGCGGCGCCGGGGACGCCGCTCTGGCGTCGCAGCGGTTCGCCGCCGAGACCGCGATGATCGCCGCCGAAGGCGGGGACGACCGCACGGTCGTGGCCGCCCCGCCGCGCGACTGGAACCCCGGAGCGGACTTCGCCGCGAACGTGCTGCGGGCCAGCGAGAAGCTGCCGTGGCTCGACCCGGTCGCGCTCGGCGACATCGAGGTCAACGCCAAGGACGAGGCGCAGCGCGGCCGGCTCACCTACCCCGAAAAGGGCGCCCAGTCCGAGCTCACCGGCACCTACCTCGAAGAGGTCGACGAGGTCCGCAAGGACATCCGGCTGTTCAACACCATCCTGACCGACGACACGGATCCGTTCCGCCCGGCGATCCTGCGCCTGGAGTCCGCGTCCTGGCGCGACGACAAGACCACGGCCGCCCAGGCCCGCGCGCTGGTGGCGCGGGCGGTCACGCTCAGCCGGGAGGACGTGCACATCATTCCCGGCGAGACGGTGACCCTGGCCAGCAAGACCGGCAAGATCGGGGTCCTGGTCGCCAACGACCTGGAGAAGGAGACGGTCACCGTCAACCTCTCCATCTACTCGGAGAACAACGAGCGGCTGAGCGTCGGCAAGTACAAGAAGGAGATGACGCTCCGCCCCGGCCGCAAGACCACGGTCTACGTGCCGCTGTCCGCCCGGATCAACGGCCGCACCGTGCTCAATCTGAGCCTGCAGAACGCCGACGGCGAGCCGATCTCCGAGGAGGTGCCGCTGCCGGTCAACGCCACGGGTCTGGGCACCCAGGCGCTCCTCATCAGCGCGATCGGCGCGCTCATCCTGGTGATCGCGCTCGCTCCGCGGGCGCTGCGCAAGTGGGCGCGCAAGCGCGCGGAGCGTGTCGGCGGTTCTGAGAGCGCCGAGAGCGCGGGCGCCGCTGGTGACGGAACCGGCGGCGGGCCCGGGGGTGACGGTGACAACGCACCGGGCGCCATGCAGCACAATGGCAGGGGCTCGTCCACGGAGGGCGAGCGCCCCGACGGGAGCGCGGGATCCGGCACCGCGACGACCGGTGACCCGGCGAGCGACACGTCCTGA
- the murJ gene encoding murein biosynthesis integral membrane protein MurJ: MATDTANGSDETSSATSGGSGSSGGAMRSSMVMAIGTMVSRVTGFLRTIVLAAALGTKLLADAYNTANTIPFIINDLLIGGLMASVIIPFLVKRRKRDDDGGAKTENRLFTATVLVLLVITAIAIIAAELLIRLYASKFTPDQTEVSVYLARFLLAQIFFVGLSGLISAMLNTRDKFGAPVWAPVLNNLVIITVGATFLVVAGPGRTPETVTEGQLTLLGAGTAMGMTLQAVVLMLSVWRAGFRWRPRLDLRGSGLGEALGTAGWMLIYTFMLQMGFVITANIANAANVANQAAGHAAGAGLTAYNYAYQLFQLPYAIIAVSLITVLLPKMSAHADDERWDEVRAGFSRTLRVSAMVLVPLALAMALYAVQLSVLVFSRGSTSVADAQNIGLVLAVMSLGLVPFTIFQLMLRVFYAMGDTRTPALISIANVSVHAAVGWTSYFLLPPHQVIMGVAAGFMLSFVSGLLIAGTILSRRLGGLDGRRIFGTLLRLHLAAVPSVAAGLGILWFFTERFGLSLATNLGAPVAGCAVGVVLFALCARLLRIQELKAATDLVRARLGR, from the coding sequence GTGGCAACCGACACCGCGAACGGCAGTGACGAGACCTCCTCCGCCACCAGCGGAGGGTCCGGGTCATCCGGAGGCGCAATGCGTTCCAGCATGGTCATGGCCATCGGCACGATGGTGTCGCGGGTGACGGGATTCCTGCGCACGATCGTGCTCGCCGCCGCCCTCGGCACCAAGCTCCTGGCGGACGCCTACAACACCGCCAACACCATCCCGTTCATCATCAACGACCTGCTCATCGGCGGTCTGATGGCGAGCGTGATCATCCCGTTCCTGGTCAAGCGGCGCAAGCGCGACGACGACGGCGGGGCGAAGACCGAGAACCGGCTGTTCACCGCCACGGTGCTGGTGCTGCTGGTCATCACCGCCATCGCGATCATCGCCGCCGAGCTGCTGATCCGCCTCTACGCGAGCAAGTTCACCCCGGACCAGACCGAGGTCTCGGTCTACCTGGCGCGCTTCCTGCTCGCCCAGATCTTCTTCGTCGGCCTCAGCGGCCTGATCAGCGCCATGCTCAACACCCGCGACAAGTTCGGCGCGCCGGTGTGGGCCCCGGTCCTGAACAACCTGGTCATCATCACGGTCGGCGCCACCTTCCTCGTCGTCGCCGGTCCGGGCCGCACGCCCGAAACCGTCACCGAGGGGCAGCTCACGCTCCTCGGCGCGGGCACCGCCATGGGCATGACGCTGCAGGCCGTCGTGCTGATGCTGTCCGTGTGGCGCGCGGGCTTCCGCTGGCGCCCCCGCCTCGACCTGCGCGGCTCCGGCCTGGGCGAGGCGCTGGGTACCGCGGGGTGGATGCTCATCTACACCTTCATGTTGCAGATGGGCTTCGTCATCACCGCCAACATCGCCAACGCCGCGAACGTCGCCAACCAGGCGGCGGGGCACGCCGCGGGTGCCGGGCTCACCGCCTACAACTACGCCTACCAGCTGTTCCAGCTGCCCTACGCGATCATCGCGGTCTCCCTCATCACCGTGCTGCTGCCGAAGATGAGCGCGCACGCCGACGACGAGCGCTGGGACGAGGTGCGCGCCGGCTTCTCCCGCACGCTGCGCGTCTCGGCGATGGTCCTGGTCCCGCTCGCGCTCGCGATGGCCCTGTACGCGGTGCAGCTGTCGGTGCTCGTGTTCTCGCGCGGCAGCACGTCGGTGGCCGACGCGCAGAACATCGGTCTGGTGCTCGCGGTGATGTCGCTCGGCCTGGTGCCGTTCACCATCTTCCAGCTGATGCTGCGGGTCTTCTACGCCATGGGCGACACCCGCACCCCCGCCCTGATCAGCATCGCCAACGTCTCCGTGCACGCCGCAGTGGGCTGGACCTCCTACTTCCTGCTGCCGCCGCACCAGGTCATCATGGGCGTCGCCGCCGGGTTCATGCTGTCGTTCGTATCCGGCCTGCTCATCGCGGGTACGATCCTCAGCCGCCGGCTGGGCGGGCTTGACGGGCGGCGCATCTTTGGCACATTGTTGCGGCTGCACCTGGCAGCGGTGCCGAGCGTCGCCGCCGGTCTGGGCATCCTCTGGTTCTTCACCGAGCGGTTCGGCCTGAGCCTGGCCACCAACCTCGGTGCTCCCGTCGCCGGATGCGCGGTGGGCGTCGTGCTGTTCGCGCTCTGCGCCCGGCTGCTGCGGATCCAGGAGCTGAAGGCGGCCACGGACCTGGTCCGCGCACGCCTGGGCCGCTGA
- a CDS encoding CCA tRNA nucleotidyltransferase: protein MPNTALPGETPRPDPLDGTASSSSPSTAPAELTDAQKAAITGLFGSIDTIATELGDLFAAAGHELALVGGPVRDALLGREVHDLDLTTDAVPQTILKLIDGWADAVWTVGIDFGTVGLRKGGYQLEITTYRSESYQPKSRKPEVDYGSSLYEDLVRRDFTVNAMAVHLPGREFIDPFGGLSDLRERRLRTPGRPEDSFSDDPLRIMRAIRFAAQLGFTLAPEVKAAAADMADRLRIVSAERIRDELTKLMVSPDPRVGIEHMVDLGIASCVLPEIPKLRLEIDEHHRHKDVYEHSLTVLDQAIDLEKQRDMKPDLVLRLAALLHDVGKPKTRAFESGGRVTFHHHEVVGASMTKSRLSALRFSKDVVADVSRLVALHLRFHGYGKGEWTDSAVRRYARDAGHLLERLHVLTRADCTTRNRRKAAALSRAYDDIEHRIERLAEEEELNKIRPDLDGNEIQEILGIKPGPMIGKAYRYMLELRLEHGPMDKADAIAELRKWAEEQGEL from the coding sequence GTGCCGAACACTGCGCTTCCAGGTGAAACCCCGCGTCCCGACCCCCTCGACGGGACGGCGTCCTCTTCGTCCCCGTCGACCGCTCCCGCGGAGCTGACGGACGCACAGAAGGCCGCGATCACCGGGCTGTTCGGCTCGATCGACACCATCGCCACGGAGCTCGGCGACCTCTTCGCCGCCGCCGGCCACGAACTGGCCCTGGTGGGCGGTCCGGTGCGCGACGCCCTGCTCGGGCGCGAGGTGCACGACCTGGACCTGACCACCGACGCGGTGCCGCAGACCATCCTCAAGCTGATCGACGGCTGGGCCGACGCGGTGTGGACGGTCGGGATCGACTTCGGCACGGTGGGGCTGCGCAAGGGCGGCTACCAGCTGGAGATCACCACCTACCGGAGCGAGTCCTACCAGCCCAAGTCCCGCAAGCCCGAGGTGGACTACGGGAGCTCGCTGTACGAGGACCTGGTGCGGCGGGACTTCACGGTCAACGCGATGGCGGTCCACCTGCCGGGGCGCGAGTTCATCGACCCGTTCGGCGGCCTCAGCGACCTCCGCGAGCGCCGCCTGCGCACGCCGGGCCGCCCGGAGGACTCCTTCAGCGACGACCCGCTGCGCATCATGCGCGCCATCCGGTTCGCCGCCCAGCTCGGCTTCACGCTCGCGCCGGAGGTCAAGGCCGCGGCCGCGGACATGGCCGACCGCCTGAGGATCGTCTCGGCGGAGCGCATCCGCGACGAGCTCACCAAGCTGATGGTGAGCCCCGACCCGCGTGTGGGCATCGAGCACATGGTGGACCTGGGGATCGCCTCCTGCGTGCTGCCCGAGATCCCCAAGCTGCGCCTGGAGATCGACGAGCACCACCGGCACAAGGACGTCTACGAGCACTCGCTGACCGTCCTGGACCAGGCGATCGACCTGGAGAAGCAGCGGGACATGAAACCCGACCTGGTGCTGCGCCTCGCCGCGCTGCTCCACGACGTGGGCAAGCCCAAGACCCGCGCCTTCGAGTCGGGCGGTCGCGTCACCTTCCACCACCACGAGGTGGTGGGCGCGTCCATGACCAAGAGCCGCCTGAGCGCGCTGCGCTTCTCCAAGGACGTCGTCGCCGACGTCAGCAGGCTGGTGGCCCTGCACCTGCGCTTCCACGGCTACGGCAAGGGTGAATGGACCGACTCGGCCGTCCGCCGCTACGCCCGCGACGCGGGGCACCTCCTGGAGCGCCTCCACGTCCTTACCCGCGCCGACTGCACGACCCGCAACCGCCGCAAGGCCGCGGCCCTCTCGCGCGCCTACGACGACATCGAGCACCGCATCGAGCGACTGGCGGAGGAAGAGGAACTCAACAAGATCCGCCCCGACCTCGACGGTAACGAGATCCAGGAGATCCTGGGCATCAAGCCGGGCCCGATGATCGGCAAGGCGTACCGCTACATGCTGGAACTGCGCCTGGAACACGGCCCCATGGACAAGGCGGACGCGATCGCCGAACTCCGCAAGTGGGCCGAGGAGCAGGGCGAGCTGTAG
- a CDS encoding inositol-3-phosphate synthase has protein sequence MGSVRVAIVGVGNCAASLVQGVEYYKDADPDSRVPGLMHVQFGDYHVRDIEFVAAFDVDAKKVGHDLADAITASENNTIKICDVPPTGVMVQRGPTYDGLGEYYRDTIEESSADAVDVVAALKAAKADVLVSYLPVGSEEADKFYAQCAIDAGVAFVNALPVFVASDPEWAEKFSKAGVPIVGDDIKSQVGATITHRVMSKLFEDRGVIVDRTYQLNFGGNMDFLNMLERKRLTSKKISKTQSVTSQIPHELNAGAVHIGPSDHVPWLDDRKMAYVRLEGRAFGDVPLNLEYKLEVWDSPNSAGVIIDAVRAAKIAKDRGIGGPVLSASSYFMKSPPEQYSDSEAHDRVEKFIAGEAER, from the coding sequence ATGGGTTCGGTACGTGTAGCCATCGTGGGCGTCGGCAACTGTGCGGCGTCGCTCGTCCAGGGTGTCGAGTACTACAAGGACGCCGACCCCGACTCCCGGGTCCCCGGCCTCATGCACGTCCAGTTCGGCGACTACCACGTGCGCGACATCGAGTTCGTGGCCGCGTTCGACGTCGACGCCAAGAAGGTCGGTCACGACCTGGCCGACGCGATCACCGCCAGCGAGAACAACACCATCAAGATCTGCGACGTGCCGCCGACCGGGGTGATGGTGCAGCGCGGCCCGACCTACGACGGCCTCGGCGAGTACTACCGGGACACCATCGAGGAGTCCAGCGCGGACGCGGTCGACGTGGTGGCGGCGCTCAAGGCCGCCAAGGCGGATGTGCTGGTGTCCTACCTGCCGGTGGGCTCGGAGGAGGCCGACAAGTTCTATGCCCAGTGCGCCATCGACGCGGGCGTGGCCTTCGTCAACGCCCTGCCGGTCTTCGTCGCCTCCGACCCGGAGTGGGCCGAGAAGTTCAGCAAGGCGGGGGTCCCGATCGTCGGGGACGACATCAAGTCCCAGGTGGGCGCCACCATCACCCACCGGGTGATGTCCAAGCTGTTCGAGGACCGCGGCGTGATCGTGGACCGCACGTACCAGCTGAACTTCGGCGGGAACATGGACTTCCTGAACATGCTGGAGCGCAAGCGGCTCACCTCGAAGAAGATCTCCAAGACGCAGTCGGTGACCTCGCAGATCCCGCACGAGCTCAACGCGGGCGCGGTGCACATCGGCCCGTCGGACCACGTGCCGTGGCTGGACGACCGCAAGATGGCCTACGTGCGCCTGGAGGGCCGGGCGTTCGGCGACGTGCCGCTGAACCTGGAGTACAAGCTGGAGGTGTGGGACTCCCCGAACTCCGCGGGCGTGATCATCGACGCCGTGCGAGCCGCCAAGATCGCCAAGGACCGCGGCATCGGCGGCCCGGTCCTGTCGGCGTCCTCCTACTTCATGAAGTCCCCGCCGGAGCAGTACAGCGACAGCGAGGCCCACGACCGCGTCGAGAAGTTCATCGCGGGCGAGGCTGAGCGCTGA
- a CDS encoding MerR family transcriptional regulator has product MSYPVGEVARIAKVTVRTLHHYDEIGLLSPGERSATGYRRYDDADLDRLHRILGYRELGFPLEDIAALLDEPGTDTYDHLRRQRRLLEDRAQRLNGMIAALDKEMEAYDMGISLTPEERLELFGDSFDTEGYAEEARKRWGDTDQWAESQRRTADYTKDDWIRIKGEGAEVEQRLVDAFTSGATPDSEQAMDAVEEHRKQVERWFYECPHEMHLKLTGIYPEDPRFSAYYDAMAEGLAVYIRDAAEANARRHSH; this is encoded by the coding sequence ATGAGCTACCCGGTAGGCGAGGTCGCACGGATCGCGAAGGTGACCGTGCGGACCCTGCACCACTACGACGAGATCGGGCTGCTGTCGCCCGGCGAGCGTTCCGCCACGGGATACCGCCGCTACGACGACGCCGACCTCGACCGGCTGCACCGCATCCTCGGCTACCGGGAACTGGGGTTCCCCCTTGAGGACATCGCGGCCCTGCTCGACGAGCCCGGCACCGACACCTACGACCACCTGCGCCGTCAGCGGCGGCTGCTGGAGGACAGGGCGCAGCGGCTCAACGGGATGATCGCCGCGCTCGACAAGGAGATGGAGGCCTACGACATGGGGATCTCACTCACCCCGGAGGAACGACTGGAACTCTTCGGCGACTCCTTCGACACCGAGGGATACGCGGAGGAGGCCCGGAAACGGTGGGGCGACACCGATCAGTGGGCGGAGTCCCAGCGGCGCACCGCCGACTACACCAAGGACGACTGGATCCGCATCAAGGGGGAGGGCGCGGAGGTGGAGCAGCGCCTGGTCGACGCGTTCACCTCGGGTGCGACTCCCGACTCGGAGCAGGCCATGGACGCCGTCGAGGAGCACCGCAAGCAGGTCGAGCGGTGGTTCTACGAGTGTCCGCACGAGATGCACCTGAAGCTCACGGGCATCTACCCGGAGGACCCTCGCTTCTCCGCGTACTACGACGCCATGGCCGAGGGCCTTGCCGTCTACATCCGCGACGCGGCCGAGGCCAACGCCCGACGCCACAGCCACTGA